The DNA sequence CATATCATCTAATTAAAGATTGTGCTAAAAGATTTTTTTTCGGTCTCTTTTTCTTAGATCAAAACTATACTAAATCTATAGTATTAATAAATAAAATGTTATGAGACAACGTTTTATGGTTATGAAAGAAGTAAAAAACCGTTACAGGATTGCTTTTACAAGGAATTGTATAGTTAGAAAATATCACCTTCAATAAGAAATAAAAATTTAGGAAGTCAAATCTAAAAGTGGTGCAATCGCAAAAATTAAACACCAATAGTATGGAGTTCTAATGAGAAAAGATTCGATATAACTATTTTGAGTTGTTTGCTAATAAATCGTTGCGTTCGGTAAATTTTGATCGTCCTGATTTTTTTGCCACGAATTTGCTCGAATTTGCTCGAATTATTTTTTTGCCACAGATTAAAAGATTTGCACAGATTTTTTAATCATTTTAATCCTTTAATCTGTGGCAAAAATTCCCCGCCAAGAATCTCATTAATTAATTAGTGATAATTCGTGTAATTCGTGTTTAAAAAAACTACTGAAGCTTATAGCAAAACCAACATCAGCCACCAAAAGATCGGCACACTTTCTACCCAAAAAGAAGTATAATACTTAGATCTATTGGTGTTTGCAAATACAATGAACAAACACAACATTGTGATCATGATGATATTAATAAAAAGATCTTGATAATTAAAGGTCGAAATTAAAAACTCCAACAAACAAAACGGTATCAGCAATAACAACCCTAAAATTTTAGTTTTTTTCACACCTATCGTTTGTGGCACAGTTTGCAGATGTGGATCATCATTGGCCAAATCAAGAATTTCGAAAACCAAGATCAAAACAAAAACCAGAATAAAACGCTGAATGCATTTGATAAAAAAATCAGAAGTAAAAGGAATTTCAGCATTGATTAGAGGTAAAACCAAAGTCGCTCCCACCCAACAAATGGCAACCATATAAATTTTTACTCCGGCCCAGTTTCGCGCATTTCTTCTGTTCGGAAAAAACGGAAGGGTGTATAATGCGGTAATCGCAAAAATTCCAAACGAAACAACTTGCGTAATTCGCTTTAATTGAAAAAAATAATAACCAACCAAAACCACCGAAACAAGACTCAAAAGTGCGATAATTTTCAACTGACTTCCTATCGGATTTTTTTTTACCCGAACCAAAGCATCGTATTTAACAAAATTATACCCCACTATTGTTCCGAAAAAAACAAACAAAGCCATTGGCTCATCGTACTGAATATGAAAGACATGGAATGTAATATGCACCAATGCAAAACACGATAAAGCTACATGAATGCTGCTGTTTAAATAAAAATCTAATATCTGTTTGATAAGTTTCATGACTCAAATCTAATCAATTATTAAGAAATCAACCCATTAGTTATAAATTTCACAAAATTTGAAGTTAAAAATACCGAATAAATTATTATTAATACTTAATTTTGCACCACAAAAAAACAACACTTTTACAACTATATGAAAACAGATGCTTTTGCTTTAAGACACATTGGTCCAAGAGAAACAGATCTTCAACACATGTTACAGACAATTGGAGTTGAATCGATCGAACAACTTGTTTACGAAACCCTTCCAGATGACATTCGTTTAAAAGCACCTTTAGACTTAGACCCTGCGATGACTGAATATGAGTTCTCTAACCATATTCAACAATTAGGTAACAAAAATAAAATCTTTAAAACTTATATTGGTTTAGGATATAATCAGGCGATTGTTCCTGCTGTAATCCAAAGAAATGTTTTTGAAAACCCGGGATGGTATACGGCTTACACACCGTACCAGGCTGAAATCGCACAAGGTCGTTTAGAAGCCATTTTAAACTTTCAAACTACTGTTATCGAATTGACCGGAATGGAAATCGCTAATGCTTCTTTGTTAGATGAAGCAACAGCAGCAGCAGAAGCTATGGCACTGTTGTTAGATGTTCGTTCACGTGACCAAAAGAAAAACAATGTAAATAAATTTTTCGTTTCAGAAGAAATTTTACCTCAAACACTTTCTGTTTTAGAAACTCGTGCAACTCCAATTGGTGTTGAACTAGTAATTGGAAACCATGAAACTTTTGACTTTTCTACTGAATTCTTCGGAGCTATTTTACAATACCCTGGAAAATACGGACAAGTAAATGATTATACTGCTTTTATTGAAAAAGCTGCTGCAAGCGAAATTAAGGTTGCCGTTGCTGCTGACATTTTAAGCTTAGTAAAATTAACTCCTCCGGGAGAAATGGGAGCTGCTGTTGTAGTTGGTACTACACAACGTTTCGGAATTCCGTTAGGATACGGAGGACCACACGCTGCTTATTTTGCAACTAAAGAAGAATACAAACGCAGTATGCCAGGTCGTATCATTGGGGTAACCATTGACACAAACGGAAATCGTGCATTACGTATGGCTTTGCAAACTCGTGAGCAACACATCAAACGTGATAAAGCAACTTCTAACATCTGTACTGCACAAGTATTATTGTCAGTTATGGCTGGAATGTATGCCGTTTACCACGGACCAAAAGGATTACAATATATCGCTGACAAAGTACATGCTGCGGCAGCTACTTTGGCAAACGAATTACAAAAAATAGGCGTACAACAACTGAACTCTGCTTTCTTTGATACTATCTTAGTACAAGCAGATGCTAAAAAAGTAAAAGCGGTTGCTGAAGCTAAAGAAGTAAACTTCTACTACGCTGATGAAAATACAATTTCGATTTCATTAAACGAAACGACAAGTATTTCTGATGTAAATGACATCATTGCCATTTTTGCAGAAGCGCTTTCTTTACAAGCTACCACTATTTCTGAATTAACAGAAATCAATCATTTCCCGGATTCAGTAAACAGAACTTCTGCTTTCTTAGAGCATGATGTTTTCAACAAATACCATTCAGAAACCGCTTTGATGCGTTACATCAAAATGTTAGAGCGTAAAGATTTAGCGTTAAATCATTCGATGATTTCGTTAGGTTCTTGTACGATGAAATTGAATGCTGCTGCTGAAATGTTGCCATTAAGTAATCCAAACTGGAATAATGTTCACCCTTTTGCGCCACTTGACCAAGCACAAGGATACCAGGAAATGTTGAAAAAACTGGAGCAACAATTAAACGTTATTACAGGTTTTGCCGGTACTACTTTACAACCAAACTCTGGTGCACAAGGAGAATATGCAGGACTTATGGTAATTCGTGCGTACCACCAATCACGTGGAGACGATCACAGAAATATCGCTTTGATCCCTTCCTCTGCTCACGGAACAAATCCTGCTTCTGCAGCGATGGCCGGAATGAAAGTAGTGGTTACTAAAACATTAGAAAACGGAAATATCGACGTAGAAGATTTACGTGAGAAAGCCATTCTTCATAAAGACAATTTATCTTGTTTAATGGTAACTTACCCATCTACACATGGTGTGTTTGAAAGTGCTATTCAGGAAATTACAAAAATCATTCACGATAACGGCGGACAAGTTTATATGGACGGTGCGAACATGAATGCTCAGGTTGGATTAACAAATCCTGCTACAATTGGAGCTGACGTTTGTCACTTAAATTTACACAAAACTTTCGCTATCCCTCACGGAGGTGGAGGTCCTGGTGTTGGTCCTATTTGTGTAGCACCACAATTGGTTCCTTTCTTACCTGGAAACCCGGTAATCCCAACAGGAGGAGAAACGGCTATTACAGCTATTTCTGCTGCACCATGGGGATCTGCATTAGTTTGTTTGATTTCTTACGGATACATTTCGATGTTAGGAGCTGAAGGTTTAAAAAGCGCTACAGAGCATGCGATTTTAAATGCCAACTATATCAAAGAAAAATTAAACGGACATTACGATACTTTATATTCAGGAGAAATGGGTCGTGCAGCGCACGAAATGATCTTAGAATGTCGTCCATTCAAACAAAAAGGAATCGAAGTTACCGATATCGCAAAACGTTTAATGGATTATGGTTTCCACGCACCAACAGTATCTTTCCCAGTTGCAGGAACTTTAATGATCGAACCAACTGAAAGTGAAAACTTAGAAGAATTAGATCGTTTTTGTGAAGCTATGATTTCTATCAGAAAAGAAATTGAAGCAGCAACAATCGAAGACAGTAATAATGTATTGAAAAATTCTCCTCACACTTTGGCTATGCTAACAACAGAGACTTGGGATTTTCCTTATACAAGAGAACAAGCTGCTTTCCCATTAGAATACATCGCTGAAAACAAATTCTGGCCTTCTGTTCGAAGAGCAGATGATGCCTTCGGAGACAGAAACCTAATCTGTAGCTGCGCTCCTATTGAAGCATATATGGAAAATTAAAAAAAAATAATTTTTCGGCATTATCAATAAACCCGATAACTTCAAAATTATCGGGTTTATTATTTTTATAACATTATGCAAAGAACTTGTTATTTTACTACACAAATAAGAATGTTTTTACAAAATAAAAATACGCCCAAAAAACAATCGCAAACGTTTGAAATCTCATATAAAGCTAAAATTCATTATAAAATAACCAATAACTAGAGCTAAAAATTCTTATTTCATAATTATATGCACGCATAGTATGTTTTATGATAGTTATCATCATTTTATTTATAATTTAGCAATAAATTTACCGGCTAATAAAGGAATAATGAAAATTAAAATAATAGGTATCGGAAGTTACATTCCGAATAAAGAAGTAAGCAATACAGACTTTGACAAACATGTTTTTTTGAATGAAGACGGAACTCCTTTTGCTTATCCAAATGAAGTAGTAATTAAAAAATTTAAAGGAATAACGGGAATCGAAAATCGTCGTTATGCTGAAGATCAACATACCTCATCAGATTTAGCGTTTTTTGCTGCTGAAAGAGCCATTGAAAATGCTAAGATCGATCCTGAAACTTTAGACTATATCATCTTTGCGCATAATTTTGGTGACGTAAAATCCGGAACACACCAAACGGATATTTTACCAAGTTTAGCGACACGCGTAAAAAATAAATTAGGGATTAAAAACCCAAAATGTGTTGCCTACGATATTCTTTTTGGATGTCCAGGCTGGATTGAAGGCGTACTTCAAGCCAATGCTTTTATCAAATCCGGTATGGCAAAACGCGTAATGGTGATTGGTGCAGAAACTTTATCAAGAGTGGTTGACGATCATGACCGTGACTCAATGATTTATTCTGACGGTGCAGGAGTTTCAATCCTGGAAGCTTCTGACGATGAAACGGGATTGCTATCGTACGAAAGCGCTACTTTTGCTAACGATGAAGCCAATTTTTTATACTTTGGAAAATCATACAATGCTGATTTAGATCCGGACATTAAATACATTAAAATGTACGGCCGTAAAATTTATGAATTTGCTCTAAGTCAGGTACCTTGTGCCATGAAAAGCTGTTTAGATAAAAGCGGTATTGCAATTGATGATGTCAAAAAAATCCTGATTCACCAAGCAAACGAAAAAATGGACGAAGCGATTATAGATCGTTTTTACAAATTATACGATAAAACAGCTCCCAAAGACATCATGCCAATGAGCATACATGATCTTGGAAACAGCAGTGTGGCAACGGTACCTACACTCTATGATCTTTTGATACAAGGAAAAATAGAAAATCACGAAATAAACAAAGGCGACGTGGTAATCTTTGCTTCAGTTGGAGCAGGAATGAACGTTAATGCATTTGTGTATCGCTATTAATTTTTTTGATCCCATTCAAACGAGTTTAATATTTTTCTTTAATCATACAAAAAAGGCTGCTTCTTACTAATGAAGCAGCCTTTTTGATTTGGGAAGTAAGTAGTACAACTGATCCCATTTTTGAACAGGAAGCTTTTCTTAAAACGCACTAATACTTTTGCTACCTGCAACATTATAGGCAATAGGTCCTTTTTTAAATTATCTAATCTCTGTTTTTTTTTGAATAGCCGTTGGTTTCAACCAACGGATTTAAATAAGCATTGAGGCAGGCTTTAGCCAAAACTTTACTCTTAAGTTTTTTGGCTAAAGCCCAATGGTATTAAGTAAAGAGATTTTTTCACGCAGATTTAGCGGATTGGGCGGATTTTTTTTGAATCCGCTAAAATCTGCGGAAGACTTTTTTTAAACAATCCTTAACTTAATGACATTGGGTCAAAACCAACGGCAACTCAAATTCAAATTGATTATTATCAATGGAAAGGACTAATTTTACCCTTGATAAATCGTATTTAAAGTATAAATTCTTGAGACTTGTCGCATGTTTTGTATATAAAATGCTGGGTGTAAATTTCAATATCATTAATTTACAAAAAGTTGAACTAATTTTTATTGACCGGTTTTCAAAATGCACTACGAGGTTTTTGCTATATTTGAAAAAAGAAATACAGCTAATTACGATCTTAATTAGTTAAAATGTGGTCAAGAGAATTTACAAACAGTAACCATTAGAAAAAATGGACAATTCAAATGATATTAAAAGACTTTCAAGACTCACTGCAATTCTCTTACAACTGCAAACGAAACGACTTATCACAGCATCAGAATTGGCTGTAAAATTCTCAGTAAGCATCAGAACCATTTATCGGGACATAAAAGCATTAGAACAGGCCGGTGTTCCCATAGTGACAGAAGAAGGAAAAGGGTATACTTTAATGGAAGGGTACAGAATTCCGCCCGTAATGTTTACCGAAAGCGAGGCCAACGCTTTAATCACAGCCGAACAATTGATTCTGAAAAACAAAGACGCTTCTTTTGTCAAAGAATACTCCGGAGCCATCAATAAGATAAAAGCTGTTTTACGAAACGACACCAAAGACAAAGCTAATTTACTTTCAAACCGGGTACTGTTCAGGCAAAATATTGGCAACGACCGCACGAGCAATTATCTATCGACCCTTCAATTGACATTGACCAATTTTAACCTGGTCAACATAAGCTATTTTTCCCCCGACAATAACCAAACCACTCAAAGAATCATTGAGCCTTTTGCTATTTATTCGACTCAGGAAAATTGGTTACTCATTGCATTTTGCAGATTAAGAAAGGAATTCAGATCCTTTCGCCTAGACCGAATCGAAAGTTTGTTTGTGACGAATCAAACATTTGAACCTCATAAAATCACCTTTGAAGAATATATTCAATCGTGCAGAAAAAGCATTCCCACACCCTTGACATAAGGTTGTCACAACCACATTCTAAATTTACCTTGTTATTAACTGTAGCCCCTTGGGTGCAATTGATTTTAACACATAGAAACATAGTTAAAACTGATTTTACCATTCACGGAAAAAAATAGTATGACGGTGATGCTGCCGAGGTAGAAACTTTTATATCGGTAAAAGAATAAAAACAGCAAATCAAAAAACACTACATGCCCTCCTTTTTAGATGCGGGCATTTCATTTTCGTATCAGCTAAAAACGCAAAAGAAGAAGATATCTTTGTATATTTGCACCTTTGCCGATAAAAAATAAAAAATGTACGAAAAAACGTTTCCAAATAAAAGATTCAAACTTACTTTAGAATTTTTACAAAAACACATTACTACAGCTGAAACAATTTTGGATTTAGGAGTAGAAAATCCTTTTTCTAAAATCATGAAAGAGGCTGGATTTGCAGTCAAAAACACTACCGGAGAAGATTTAGATTTAGACCAAACTGTTTTAAAAAACGAAAAAACGGATGTTGTAACGGCATTCGAAATCTTCGAACATTTATTGAATCCGTTTACTATTTTAAACGAAATAAAATCAGATAAACTGCTAATTTCTATTCCAATGCGTTTGTGGTTTTCCCCGGCATACCGTAGCAAAACCGATATGTGGGACAGACACTACCACGAGTTCGAAGACTGGCAGCTGGACTGGTTACTGGAAAAAGCAGGCTGGAAAATTATCGACAGACAAAAATGGACTAATCCTGTAAAGAAATTTGGTATACGACCACTACTTCGCAGTTTTACCAATAGATATTATATTGTTTATGCTGAAAGAGCATAGATAATAAATTCCAAATTTTTAAAATTCTAAATTCCAATTTTCGCAACTTCAGTTGGAATTTGGAATTTAGAATTTGAAATTTTATAAAAAGTATATGAATTATTACATCGTCATTCCCGCGCATAACGAACAAGAACTTATTGGTCTGACTTTGCAGTCTTTGATTTCGCAAACCGTTTTACCTAAAAAGGTGGTGGTTGTAAATGACAATTCTACCGATAAAACAGAAGAAATTGTTTTAGAATTTTCGAAAGAAAACCCATTTATTTCTGTTGTGAATAAAACTTCAGATGCCATACACATGCCCGGAAGTAAAGTAATTCAGGCATTTCAAAAGGGTTTTGAGACTTTAGATTCCGATTACGATATTATTGTAAAAATAGATGGTGATTTGATTTTTCCTCCTAATTATTTTGAAACTGTTATAACACACTTTCAATCGGATGCAAGAATCGGAATGGCCGGAGGATTTTGTTACATCGAAAAAAATGGCGATTGGGTACTTGAAAACCTAACCGACAAAGATCATATTCGTGGTGCCTTGAAAGCGTATCGAAAAGAAACTTTCCAGCAAATAGGTGGATTAAAACCTGCCATGGGCTGGGACACTGTAGACGAGTTGTTATGTAAATTCTATAATTGGAAAGTTGTAACAGATGCGTCCCTACACGTAAAACACCTTAAACCAACCGGGGCAAATTATAACAAAACAGCGCGCTACAAACAAGGCGAAGCTTTTTTTACCCTTGGATACGGTTTTTGGATCACCGCAATTGCATCGGCTAAACTGTCGATGATGAAGAAAAAACCACTTTTATTTTTTGATTATATTAAAGGGTATTGGAAAGCTAAAACTGCCAAAACACCTTTATTAGTCACTCCCGAACAAGCTAAATTTATTAGAAATTATCGTTTACAGAAAATGAAAGAAAAGCTTTTTTAAGCCAAACCTTAAAAAACTCTAAACTGAAACTCTAAACTGTAAACTAATCCTTAATTTAGCCAATATTTGTAAAAACTATGATGCTCATTCGTTATTTATCCCAAATAGGAAAATATTTTTTAATGCTGAAAGAAATTTTCAACAAACAGACCAAATGGCCTGTAATGAAAAAATTAATCTTCAAAGAAATAGACGATCTAATTATTGACTCTCTCGGAATTGTATGTTTTATCTCTTTCTTTATTGGAGGGGTTGTTGCCATTCAGACCGCATTAAATTTAACTAATCCGTTAATTCCAAAATATTTAATTGGTTTTGCTACACGTCAATCCGTAATTCTGGAGTTTGCTCCTACTTTTATTTCTGTTATTATGGCAGGAAAAATGGGGTCTTATATCACTTCCAGTATTGGTACAATGCGTGTTACAGAGCAAATCGATGCGTTGGAAGTTATGGGGGTTAATTCCTTAAACTATCTTGTTTTCCCTAAAATAGTAGCCTTATTAATGTATCCTTTCGTAATCGGAATTAGTATGTTTTTGGGTGTTTTTGGAGGATGGCTTGCTTGTGCTTATGGAGGATTCTCAACCAGTCAGGATTTTATTCAGGGTGCTCAAATGGAATTTATTCCCTTTCATATTACTTATGCTTTTATCAAAACTTTGATTTTTGCCATGTTATTAGCTACAATCCCTTCTTTTCATGGTTACTATATGAAAGGTGGTGCACTTGAAGTTGGTAAAGCTAGTACGGTATCGTTTGTATGGACATCGGTTTGTATTATTCTTTTTAATTACATATTAACTCAATTATTATTAGGATAATGATAGAAGTAAAAAACATAGAAAAATCATTTGGAGACAGCAAAGTTTTAAAAGGGGTTTCGACCGTTTTTGAAACCGGAAAGACCAACTTAATCATTGGACAAAGTGGATCCGGAAAAACGGTTTTATTAAAAACATTATTAGGAATTCATACTCCTGACTCGGGAACTATCGAATTTGACGGACGTGTTTATTCGGCATTAGATCCGGATGAAAAAAGAGAACTAAGAACTGAAATTGGAATGGTTTTTCAAGGAAGTGCTTTATTCGATTCGATGACTGTTGCAGAAAATGTAGCGTTCCCTTTGAGAATGTTCACCAATGACAATAAAATAAAAATTAAAGAACGTGTTGATTTTGTTCTGGAAAGAGTAAACTTAGTTGATGCGCATCAAAAACTTCCTTCTGAAATTTCGGGTGGAATGCAGAAGCGTGTGGCTATTGCCCGTGCGATTGTAAACAATCCTAAATACTTGTTTTGTGACGAACCAAACTCCGGTTTGGATCCGAACACCTCAACTTTGATTGACAACCTGATTAAAGAAATTACCGAAGAATACAATATCACAACCGTAATCAATACGCACGATATGAACTCGGTAATGGAAATTGGAGAGAACATCGTTTTCCTCAAAAAAGGACTAAAAGCTTGGCAGGGAACAAAAGAAGAAATCTTCAGAACAGACAATAAAGACATCGTAAAATTTGTTTACTCGTCTAATCTGTTCAAAAAAGTAAGAGAGGCTTATTTAAAAGGGTAAACCTTTTTAAATTCCAAAAAATATAAATTCCAAATTTTACGGTTGGAATTTGGGATTTTTTATATTGGAATTTAATACTTCTAGTATTTTTTTTACCACAATCTTTTATTAAAGGTTAAATCATATTAACAAAATAACAATACAAAAATCCCAAATTCCAATCTTAAAAGTTGGAATTTGGGATTTAAATTATTGGGATTTAATTGCCACTCGGCAGTAACTCTACCTCAGCGTTTGGATTAAACAGATACGTTTTTCCGGAACTTAATTCGATGCATTCAAAACGTTTGGTTCGTACGGCAAGTTTTTTAAACACCTTTCCGTTTTTAATTCTGAAAACACTTCCGTATGGGATCTCAAAAACATAGTTTTTATCATCTTTGGCATCGTATTGCTTCAAAGCCAGTGACAAAGTAGTATCGGTATCGCTACTGGCGCTAGGGTTCTTAAAATGCCTTGCTAACAGCGGCAACAAATGACCGGGGAATATTTCGGGACGAATAAACGGCACCATCAAACGTTGAAACGAATATTTCCATTCATTCCCATGAGGTTTTATATTTCGTCCAAACTTTTCAAAGGCGACCAAATGCGCAATTTCATGAACCAGCGTAATCAAAAAACGATACTTATTCAGACTTGCATTTACCGTGATTTCATGTTTACCACTCAGTCCTCGTCTGTAATCTCCATGACGCGTTTGACGCTCATTTACGATTTTCAGATGAACCTGATTGGCAACAATCAATTCAAAAACAGGCTTTACAGCATGTTCCGGTATATATCTGGCTAAAGTTTCGTTCAAGGCTATAATAAGTTATAAATTCCGGCTACACTAAAATTTGGAATTTGAATTTTGTTTATTAAATCTAAGGATTCGTTGAAGAAACTTCTAAAACTTTTCCGTTAAAGTATTTATTTCCGTTTAGGGTAAAATCATAAATATAAGTGGCCATTCCTTCTGCTGAAATTGGTGCCTGATATCCCGGGAAAGCTTCTTGTAACATTTCGGTCTGAACAGAGCCTAACGCCAATACATTAAATGAAATCCCTTGTTCTTTATATTCTTCCGCCAATAACTCTGTCAACGTAATTACCGCACCTTTACTGGAACTATAAGCAGCTAAACCTGCGAATTTCAAACTACCACGAACACCACCAATCGAACTAATGGTTACGACGTGGCTTCCCTTCTCCAGAAAAGGCAAACAGATTCGGGTAAGATTTGCCACAGCAAAAACATTCACCTTATAGATACTTTCAAAATCTGCCTGCGTGGTTTCTGCGAAAGGCTTTAGCAATAAAGCACCTGCGTTATGTACTAAAGCATCCACTTTCTTCCAGGTTGATGAAAGAAAATCTTCCACTTTATATAATTCTGACTCGTTTGATAAATCGACTGATAAACACGTTACATTTTCATGCTCCAGAAGTGCCTTGGGTACTTTTCTGGAAATAGCCAATACCTTGTTACCGGCATTTGCAAACTGCAAAGCCAATTCATAACCGATACCTCTACTCGTTCCTGTTATAATAATATTTTTCATGAAGCAAAAATAAGCAAAACCCTTAAAAAGAAGGGTTATTTAGTCATGGTAATTTCTTGTGTTTTAGAATCGGTAATTTTAGTTACAGCAGGAAGAAATTCTTGTATGAAGGCAGTCATGTGTGCAATATCCATCGCTTTGAATTCATCTGAAGGGTGATGATAGAACTCAAAATTCTCAAAATCAAAAGTACTTATGGACTGACAAGGCTTCTTGAAAACGTCATAAAACGAATAGTTATCAGATCTGTAAAACAATTCATATTCTGCTTCTTTCGGAAGGAAACCAATTGTTTTTTTACCTGTATACTCATTTATTTTTTGTGCCATATTCGATTTATCAAAACCGGTGATGTAAGCCAAATAATCTCTTTTCATTGGTACCCCGATCATCTCGATATTTAACTGGGCATACAAATTGAAGTTTTGCACTTTTAGTTTTTGCACCAAACTTTTAGAGCCTAACAATCCTTTTTCTTCTCCGGCAAAAAACACGATAAGAATACTGCGTTTATTAGATTTCGTTTTACTGAAATATTTTGCCATTTCGGCCACAGCGGTTACTCCCGAAGCATCATCGTTTGCTCCATTGTTTATATTGTCTCCTTGTTTGCTTTTATCGATACCGATGTGATCATAATGAGCACTCAAAACCACAAATTCTTTTTTAAGTTCAGGGTCAGTACCTTCCAGAACTCCAACAATATTAAAAGCCGGCGAATCAAAATTCGTCAATGTATCGCGATAGGTTTTAAAATAGGGCTTTACATTGTTTTTCTTTAAAAAGTCTTCCAGAAAAACAGCTGCTTTGTTGATTCCTTCTGTTCCGGTATCACGGCCTTCTAATTCGTCAGAAGAAAGATATTTCAGGAAATCCGAAACATCGGTCTGATTTACTTTATAAGCAGTCTCAGTTGATTTTGAAGCTGTATTGGCTACAGTTGTATTAGTCGATTTACAAGAAAGCAAAACAAATGGAAGAAGAAGAAAATACAGTTTTTTCATGAATAGAATTTTAGCTTTAGAAGCTAGAATTCCAAAGCGGTTGATTTAAAATATTTTTTATACACTTTAAATACCTGAATACCTCCCAGAATAATAAAAAACAACGGAATAAAAACAGGCATTACATACTTTGAAAATGGATTTGCTTTTTGAAAAACAGTCTGTAAAATTAAAATCAAACTTAACATTCCTAAAAACACACCTACCAAAGTTCCTGCAATATAATAATATTTTAACTTCTTTTCCGTAGTGATAAATTTTGCATTTACTAAATACAAATTCCAACTGGTCCAGAAGGGTAACTGCAAAAAATTAAAGCAATTTAAGATAACTCCAATTACAAATGGGGAGTACATTAAATATTGATTCAAATTGTCATTCACTCCGGAAGTTTGTTTTGAATTGGCGTAAAACAAATAAGCCAGTACAAACATAAAACCAACTGCAAAAAAATCAATAATTTTCATCAGTTTTCTGTTTTCTACCAATCGTTTTGCGAAAAGCAGTGTAAAATAAATCACAAAAGTTTCTACAAAAACGACACCGAACAAAAACAAAATTAGATTATCAAGCCCTGATTTGGAATAGATTTCCAAACCAGCCAAATTGAGGTAGCCCAATGGAATTGACCCGATAAAACTTACCAGAAATCCGACAGCCATATTTTGCGCCCTCTTTAACATCCTTAAAAATTTAGAATTTTACTGTTTTGAAC is a window from the Flavobacterium cupriresistens genome containing:
- a CDS encoding SDR family NAD(P)-dependent oxidoreductase, encoding MKNIIITGTSRGIGYELALQFANAGNKVLAISRKVPKALLEHENVTCLSVDLSNESELYKVEDFLSSTWKKVDALVHNAGALLLKPFAETTQADFESIYKVNVFAVANLTRICLPFLEKGSHVVTISSIGGVRGSLKFAGLAAYSSSKGAVITLTELLAEEYKEQGISFNVLALGSVQTEMLQEAFPGYQAPISAEGMATYIYDFTLNGNKYFNGKVLEVSSTNP
- a CDS encoding MlaE family ABC transporter permease, yielding MMLIRYLSQIGKYFLMLKEIFNKQTKWPVMKKLIFKEIDDLIIDSLGIVCFISFFIGGVVAIQTALNLTNPLIPKYLIGFATRQSVILEFAPTFISVIMAGKMGSYITSSIGTMRVTEQIDALEVMGVNSLNYLVFPKIVALLMYPFVIGISMFLGVFGGWLACAYGGFSTSQDFIQGAQMEFIPFHITYAFIKTLIFAMLLATIPSFHGYYMKGGALEVGKASTVSFVWTSVCIILFNYILTQLLLG
- a CDS encoding ABC transporter ATP-binding protein, which encodes MIEVKNIEKSFGDSKVLKGVSTVFETGKTNLIIGQSGSGKTVLLKTLLGIHTPDSGTIEFDGRVYSALDPDEKRELRTEIGMVFQGSALFDSMTVAENVAFPLRMFTNDNKIKIKERVDFVLERVNLVDAHQKLPSEISGGMQKRVAIARAIVNNPKYLFCDEPNSGLDPNTSTLIDNLIKEITEEYNITTVINTHDMNSVMEIGENIVFLKKGLKAWQGTKEEIFRTDNKDIVKFVYSSNLFKKVREAYLKG
- a CDS encoding M20/M25/M40 family metallo-hydrolase codes for the protein MKKLYFLLLPFVLLSCKSTNTTVANTASKSTETAYKVNQTDVSDFLKYLSSDELEGRDTGTEGINKAAVFLEDFLKKNNVKPYFKTYRDTLTNFDSPAFNIVGVLEGTDPELKKEFVVLSAHYDHIGIDKSKQGDNINNGANDDASGVTAVAEMAKYFSKTKSNKRSILIVFFAGEEKGLLGSKSLVQKLKVQNFNLYAQLNIEMIGVPMKRDYLAYITGFDKSNMAQKINEYTGKKTIGFLPKEAEYELFYRSDNYSFYDVFKKPCQSISTFDFENFEFYHHPSDEFKAMDIAHMTAFIQEFLPAVTKITDSKTQEITMTK
- a CDS encoding SprT-like domain-containing protein; translated protein: MNETLARYIPEHAVKPVFELIVANQVHLKIVNERQTRHGDYRRGLSGKHEITVNASLNKYRFLITLVHEIAHLVAFEKFGRNIKPHGNEWKYSFQRLMVPFIRPEIFPGHLLPLLARHFKNPSASSDTDTTLSLALKQYDAKDDKNYVFEIPYGSVFRIKNGKVFKKLAVRTKRFECIELSSGKTYLFNPNAEVELLPSGN